The genomic region GCATTGTGAAAACATGAAGCAAGGAATGGCAGAGAGTACCTGAGCAAAGATTGCAGAGCGTGCGAGCTTCAAGAACCAAGAATTGGGTGCTTTGGGGTTTCTGGGGTTTTGGGGTTTGTGAGGTTCTAGATGGCTCCGCTTTTGGTTTTATAGTGTGGAGTGGACCACTGTGCTAGTGTCCATAGAGGCATTGTGTGTGTGCCACGTGGTTTAACGTGTTGCTCTCTAACTTTCTAATTAAGTCGAGTAATTATAGAGATTTTATTTTTACCAAACTTATTTTGGAAAATTTTGATTTATGAACCTGTTTGACTTTAATTTGTATGTTTATTAAGGCTTCTAAATGCCTCTTAAGTCCTCGGCGATTGGACCACATTGCGAATTCAGAAGAGACTTCATCTCTAATTTGTCACCTTCGTTTGATGATTCAATATCACCGTTGATAAGTTCATAAATGTAGATTTAATTAATGTAATAATATGTAGGAAGTAAAGGCCTAGAAAAGAAAGTATCATCATCAAATCAGATAAGGACGGCACAACTACATTGACATCATTTATTTAGAGCTAAGCAATGCCATAATAATCACTTATTAATCATCATAATCGCCTAAAAGAATACTACAAAACCATACAATAACTAAACAATTACGTATATCTTACAATTACTTGAGGATCAAACCAAGTGACCAAAGGAGCAATCCGTTATGTGCTTGTTTGATGCTCTTCAGATCTCTTGGAGGTAATTGAAGATGTGGTGCTTTTGACCTGAGATGAAGTTGTTGATGTGCTATTGCTTTGTGCATGTGAGCTCTGGCTTGAAGATGACTCAGTGAAGAAAACTATGTGCTGGCTATCTCCAAAGACTTGGAGTGCTCTTGGAATTGAGGGCAAGTTCACATCCAAAATCCCCTCGAGAATCTGCACCACTTGACCCATTGATGGTCTATGAGCCTCATCATCTTGGACACACCAGCAAGCAACTCTAAGAACCCTTATGACTTCTTCCACATCACCATTTCTCCCTAGCTTCGGGTCCAATAGGCTCAGCACATCAACTTCCTCTGTACTAGTGATCACACCAGCAGCGTAAGTTGGGAAGAATCTAACTTTGTCATCTTCAGATGGCTCAGAGTTTCGTCTTCCTGAAACAATTTCGAAAAGCATCATTCCATAGCTGTAAACATCAGCTTTTGCTGTGACTGCCACTCCTGAAATCCACTCCGGTGCAAGATAGCCTCGTGTGCCTCTCATTGTGGTCAGGACTCGGCTGAACTCTCTTCCAACAAGCTTTGCAAGGCCAAAATCTGCGACTTTGGGACAAAGTTCGGTATCTAGGAGAATGTTTTCTGGCTTAATGTCACAATGTATGATACAATCTCTACATTTCTCATGAAGATAAGCCAACCCTCTTGCTGTCCCAAGAGCAATTTGGTATCTTGTTTTCCACTCCAAAACATCTGTTTGACAATTGAAAAGATGAGCATCCAGGGATCCATTAGGCATGTAATCATAGACCAACAACCTCTTGGCACCTTCAGAGCAGAAACCACGCAGCCGAACAAGATTGACATGTTGGATTGTCCCAATGGTGCTAACTTCTGTTCTGAATTGCTTCTCTCCTTGGCTAACACTTTCAAGCTTCTTCACTGCTATGACTGATGAGTCAGGCATTGTGCCCTTGAAGACAGAACCAAAACCTCCTCCCCCCAATTTCTCTGAGAAGTTCTTTGTTACTTCTTGAAGATCTCTATACTCAAATGCCACCAATGAACCTTCCACTGCTTTTCCAATCACTCTATTTCTGTTTCTCAACATTACAACCACAATGAGGCCTAATAGGACTGCTACCCCAACAGCTGAGCCTACTGCAACACCGATAATCAATCCCTTTTTACTTTTCGGATCCTTAAACTCTGAAGCTGCTAGTCTGAGGTACAAAGTTTTTCCGTTACCATCATCTGTCAGTTGCAGATCCAAGAGATCTCCAATCCATATTGAACATCTATTGTTGTCATAAGCATAAGCAGTGCAAGAGCTGTTACTTAAGCAGAAAGATTCACATTGTGCAGTACTCCCAACATCTACAGACACATTATTTTCAGGCAAAGACATGCTAGGCATTTCTAAAAACCGGTCTTCCTTCCCATTATTGTTAGTAGCACTATTAGCAACATTCAGCATAGTCTGTCTTTTGCAGCCACCAGAATAGTCCCCCGAATCCCAATCTGCCTTCAATTTCGGCTCAAAACCATCCAAACATGTACAGAAGGGCAAGGATTTTTCATTGCAACTTCCAAATGCTCCACAAAAGGCATAAACCTCACATTGTTTCCTCGGCTGAGACCAAAACAAGTTCCACCCCTGAGGTATCAACCAGGTCTGTTGCTTAATCTGACCCGATACATCCATAACGAATCGAGATGTTTTGCTAGGATCATAAACAGAATAGGTGAAGTAGCTCTCAGTTTTGTTTTTAAAAAAGCTGAAGTTGTAGATATAGTTAAGCCTCATCTCAGGAACCAAACTGAAAATATTACTCTTTGGATCCCAAGGTCCACTAGTCCAATACTGCTTAGACTTATTCCACAGTATGAAATATGCATCTGTGCCATCCGGGTCAAGCTCAAGAGTGTACAGACCCGGTGCAGGGTCCTCAGAATTCTTCCATGAAGTCAGAACTTGGGTTTGGTTTGTGACAGTGTTGAACCCAATTCTACCTTCTGGCAGCCAAGTATGAGCTGGATGATCAAAACTTTGCCATAAAGGCAAAGATGAATTGGAATCAGACCCAGCTCTTAACACAAGGTTTCCCTTATCTAAAAGAATCACATGTGTAGAAGAACCTGAACCTGAACTGACATTTGTGGACCAAATTGGTACTTTGGACTCATTAAACAGTACCAAATTGCCATCTGAGATTCTCAGCTCTGAAGAAAATCTATCAGAGACTGGCTGCTCCCTATTGGCCACCCAGACTATGGTTTGCAAAGACACTAGTGTCTTGTAGTACCACATGCCTATGTAGTAGTTTGAAGTATTACCTGGCTTGAAGAAACCCAGCTCAAATTTCTCACCAGCTGAAACAATGGTTTGGTCACCAGAGAGAGACTGGTTTGCTGTGATGGTGTCAGCTCCAAAGCAGATATGGGACTTGAGGCATAGGCTTAAGAAAAGTAAGGAAAGCAAGAACCTTGTGTTTGTTTTGGCATCCATGGCTGCAAACAAATATTTGCAGACAAGGTAGAGATATTGGTATTTTGGTACTAGAACTCAATTTTAAGGAGTGAATCAAGGAAGAGAAACAGAGATAGGACTAGAAAATTTCTACCCCATGTTTCGGTCATTTGCAAGAGTGGACTTTGCAGCTGTACAGGTCCCAAGTCCTCATTAGCTACAAGTCAAACATGAGCTTTTTCTGCTTCCAAATCCCATTATCAACCTCCATTATGCAACTAAAAAACCGCAAGCTTCATTCTTCAGGGAAATAGATTTTTCTGAGGCTCCATGGGGTCAACTATGGAATTTGAAGCAAGATATACGATTGGAACTCATAGCATTATAGCAATATGGTGTGTGAACGATTTGGAAGCACTAGAAGCTTTCTCAGCCGCAAATGACCAGGTCAAGTTTCCATTTACATTGGCATTGTATGGTAAAAGGGTATGAATCTAACATATGATCAACAATCTGGAATTTGGACCCACGACCAGATTTTTTCTTGGATTTTTGCCGTATAAGAAAGGCTATACTTTCTTGGATTTTTGGCTCTTAATGCTGATTTTTGTTGTTGAATGACAGCCTTGTTATCCTTTCTTCTGTGTCAAAATCTCTCACAATCAAATCTGCAACATGAAGATGGCGGTTCACCAATAATCATCACTGGAATCTATAACTGGAATCACACGGAAGCAATCTGAGCCCTTTCATTTGGTGTTCCTAATAAATATTGAAACCTATATCAGTACTTCACGATCATTGCAATAACAAAGGCTTTACGTACGTATGAGAGCATACGAAGGGAATAGGGATCATCAGCCCTAGCAGTCTGCGTATGTGCTTATGTGAAGGTTCCGTCAGCTATGTGTCTTTGTTATAAAAAAAAATTTGAGTCAAATGAATATTTTTATGCTGTGCTCCCAAAACATGTTCATTTCTTTACAATTGAGGCATGAGATGGTCGTTCTAATGATTTACAGCATCATCGAGTCTACAATATAAAAACTTAGGTAAAAGAATGAATATTCCAACTCCCACAAATCAAAGCACAATGGAAGGTTTGGGGGAAGTCCAATATTGTTTTGGAAGTAATAATTCAATGTCAACATGATTGAGGAATTAGTTTATGGTTGAGGAGGAACCAAACGAAACATCAATCGCTAGTGTTCCGAGCAACTGCTCCTCATGCCTGTCACATCTCTAAGAATAAGAATAATGCTAAGAGTGAAATCAATCACCTCTGTAATTTCACTACAAAACTAAAAAGATTTATAATGGAAATGAATTTAAGGTTCAACAGATCTGTTGGGGTCGGACAAATTGTCTGCCCCAAAATTACCGGTAAGATGAGATTGGTTTGATCATAAGAGTCAAAAGAGAACATTTACCTACCTAGGGCAGTGACAGAAACTCTTGCTTGTTTTCTTTGTTCAAAGAGAAGGAGATATGATAATGAGGTTTAAACAAGTTTTCCTCTTAAATCACCTTGTACTAGTCCTCTTGTGCACCAACAGTTCCATAGCCATGCCTTGTTAGCTCAAAACAGTGGGACTTATGTGACAAGATGATCATGGCTAATTGCGCATCCAACTTTCTGATAATCAAGTGAGTTTGGTGTTGAATAGATGCTATCCCATAGTGCTCCGATGGTGACACCGGTGCCTAAACTATCATAGTATCAATACTAGGATTAATTACAAAAGACCATATAAACTATAGGGTCATCTTTATTCTTATACCCAACTATAAATTTTTTACGCTTTGGTACCTCAACTTTGATTTTTAGTAATGAATTCATACCTCTACCTGTAAGGGCAACCCCAACAATGGAGTTAAAACTCAAGACCAGCCCTTGAAATAGAAAAAAATAGCAAAAAAGACTAGGTGTTGGTCTTAAGAACTTTTCCAAGACCAGCCCTATGTTAAATTACGGTGTTAAGTGCATGGCCCATTTTGTCAGATTTTTAGTTTTGTTTGAAGGGCATTTTTGACCATTCAGTATATCACTTAATTGAAGAAATAAAGCTGAAGTGCATGCAAAGAGGATCGAAAGCCCGACCTCTTGGTGTACAAAACCACCCTTACCGCCAGGTTGAGTTGATCATTTAGCATGATTGTATATTCACCAATATTTAGTCGTCAAAAATATAACCATCAGGCTTCCGTTTTTTTTTTCGTTTTTCTTTTCTTTTCTGGTGGTTCTATCAGTATTTTTCTTTTCAAAGACACTTGGCTTGATGCAGATACACTCGTATGAATACTTACATAAAAATATTGACATTTCGTGATAAATAAAAAATAAAAAATCTATATTGACAATCTACTAATCATTAAAAATAGGTTGATGTTATTAACATATTCATTTTTGTTATTAACACACCTTATTTATTTTCTTATAATCATATCCACACATTTTAATTTCATTTACAAATTTGTCACTTAAATGTGTTTAATGATTGTTTCTCACCACACATGAGATATGTTAATAACAAAAATATGTGTGTTAATAACATCACCGTAAAAATAATCCAATTTACTAGGTTAATCATCACTATATGAAAACGCAAAAATTTGATACATGGGTATGAAAATAAAAACGATGTTATAGTTCGGGGGTGTGTTATATAATTAATCCTCAATACTATGCAGAGGAAGAGCATGTTTAATTTGCAGTTAGAGTGAATTAGTATAGCAGTGTTTTTGTCATTATGTATTTAGGTACCCGTCTGTGTCATCCGATACAAAAATTGACTGTGGTTTCCCTAGACATGGACATGAGGACCTTTACAGCTTCAGTCCCGGTTAACTGCCATTGAAAACTGATGGCAACAATACAGAATACAGAGAGCCTGGCAGCATCAAGCTCCTAAATAAAACTCTTCCATGTCGTGATTCACAACACGGGTCGAGTCACAGGCGAAGGGTATGCCTCAAACAGTCTGTCTCTAACTTATTAACATACACTTGTACCATTCCCATTTTCTCAATTTCCCTCTCCACAAGTTATTTTGATGATCAATGATAGCTCAACGGAATAGTTAGAATGGTCTTATGCAGTGACTAATGGAGTAATGATCTTGTATAGTTGAAGGTAGGGAATTAGGGATATGCTTATGAGCTTAATCTCCCAAGTTTTTCATGTTATCTTCTGTACGTGTCGGGTTGCTGATTTTTGTTTTTATTGTCTCCATCAATTTTTTGTTTTTGTTTTTATTGCTCAAATGAAAAATAATTAGCTACATTTTTGTATTTTCCCTAATCTTAGATGATAGAGAAAAATTTATAAACAAGAGGATGAGAGTCTTGCTGGGGTTTCTTGAGTCTTAACGACAGTGACGGAACTACAAACAAAATTTTTCAAAGGGGCTAATATATACCACATTTTGGAAACTGAATATATAATTATATGCAATTAAACTATAATTGAAAGGTTTTCCTTAAAAAAATACAAAATAAAAAATTAAAAAAACTAAAACTGAAAGGCAAATTTGAAATTTTCATGGGGGCCACAACCCCCTCCCGTCCCTTCGGAGTTTTGCCACTGCGACGACGGTGCTTGAAGTTGAGGCTTCCTCTTTTTCTCGCTGCTCTGAGGTTCAGAGAAGATAGTGTTTTCTTATGTCGATTTTTTCTTACACCTGTTAAATCTTGACTATAATTTTGTTGTCTTTTTCTCGTTTGAATTTTGCTAACCACTAATCATGGGGATATTTGCTTGTGGTGGATCACAAATGAGAGATGACACATGATCCCTGATTATGACTTCTCTTAATATAAGGTTGCATGTTGGATGATGACGAGATTCAGAGAGAGTGCTTCATAGATGGTTAGGTCATTAGTCTATTTTTTATAAGTAAGAGGTTATAAATTGCACTCACAAAATATCATTTAAGTTCATTGATAACAAAACTTCGTTATCAAATTATCAACGATCAATCGTATTTGTCAAAAAGAAAATGATTTTTTCTTAAACAATAGAAAAATAGAGAAATGACGTGACAATGGTGACATCAATCATACTGCACTCATTCATCTATTTATTCCGAGCTGACCAAAACAACAGTGAAGTATCATCGAGTCCACTCTACTCTTAAATCACGCATAGGACAGATCCGTCATTTCCAGCCATGACTTCCCCCGCCGTCCTCAGCCAACCCTCCTCCCCGCGCTTCTCGCTCTCCCCCACTCCCCACCGCAAGGTCGCGATCGCCGTCGACTTAAGCGACGAGAGCGCCTACGCCGTCCGATGGGCCGCCGATCACTACCTCCGGCCCGGCGACTCCGTCGTCCTCCTCCACGTGCGCCCCACGACCGGCCTCTACGGCGCCGACTGGGGCTGGGTCCCCGTCGACTACACCCTCCCCGTCGCCGGCGACAAGAAATCCGAGGACGACTTCGACGCGCTGACGACGTCGAAGGCGACGGAGCTGGCGCAGCCGCTCGTGGAGGCCGGAATCGAGTTCAAGATCCACATAGTGAAGGATCGGGACATGAAGGAGAGGCTGTGCTTGGAGGTGGAGCGGCTAGGGCTCAGCGCCGTCATTATGGGAAGCCGAGGGTTCGGCGCCGCCGCCGCCTCCAAGAGGAGTCTCAAGATGGCGAGGCTCGGTAGCGTATCGGATTACTGCGTGCAGCACTGTGTGTGCCCCGTCGTGGTGGTGAGGTGTCCTGATGACGGGGACCGGAAGTTTGGCGGTGTTGAAGCGGTGGAGGAGGACGTGCTGCTTCCGGTGCCGGAGGAGGATCAGGAGTACAATGACGACGATGAGCATCAAGGTTTTGGCTCTCTTTCTCTATCTCTGATTGCTTTGAAATACAAAGTTGATAGGAAAATCGAAAATTTGATCATGATACATTTGGTCTGGAGATAAAAGTACAATGCTTGATGAGATTTGAGTTCAAAGTTTCATAAATACAAATGGATTAAATCTCAGCATAATTCATCATATTTCAGAATCATACAAGTCTAGTTTTGCTATGCTATGCTGTATGTGTTTCCTTTTTTCTCTTTGGCGTTGAGTTCTTTTTCGATTCAATTAGTTAGTTTGTTTACAAATTGTGTATGCATCTAGTCGCTAGACATTGCATTGTTATATGTTCATGTGTTACAATCGTCTCGATGATATCAGCTAAAAATTGATTAAGTTTCTTGTTTGATGTCGCAGAAGGCCAGAAGTAAACTGATGCAGCCAGGACAGATAAAGAATACCAAGATCAAGCTTTGCTAAGTAAAATCCAAGATCAAGCTTTGCTAAGGAAAATTGAAGATTGTGTATAGTGTTGTTTCTTGTATGCCTTGTAAAGGCTAGTTTGAGATTGCCGTGACTTTTTATAAAAATTGTTTCTGCTGTACTGTGAGTAAATGTTACTTTTAAAACTGCTGTCAAAACATAAAATATGAATTTTTCTGTGTTTTTATTGACAGCAGATTCTAAAATCTGTTTCCACTAACCTGTAATTTAAAAAAAAAAAAACTATTTTTATTTAATTTACCAAACACAATTAAATTTAAAAATTTAGATAAAAACTAATTTTTTTAAAAGCGAACCTATACCAAACTAGGCCTAAATGTGGATTACTTCTCAAACTGCCTTGTCTCAATTTCAAGTTTAGGATTTTATCACCCTGATCAAAGTTTTATGTTTTGTAAAAAGAATATTTCAGTAATATCGAAAAGCAAGCATTGCTCCTTTCTGTGATTTCGTGTGTACAGTTGATATTACTCATGTTAGAGAAGATGGTGAAATATTTTTCATCCACTTTCTGTCAAGTTTTGAGTGATAACTTTACTTGAATACCGTACAGTTCCTCCAATATAATTCAGATATAAAAATATAGAGAACAGATCTTAAGAATATCAAATTGTAGACAAATAGTTTCACTGTTTCAGTAGGTAGATGCCCACAACAGAAACATATTATTTGCAAAAGCAAATTCAACAATGGGTACCAATAGGGTGTTCAAAAAGCTAAGATATGTAAAAGTACCACGAACAATACAGAACGCAAACATAAAAATCCAAGTAAAATACGAAGAGCATGCATCAAAATAATCTCACATTGCTGCCATAGTTCCCTCACTCCGAGTCCTGCGCATCGAGAGGTCCTGTTTGAGGTTCATAAGCTTGTTGCCAATATCGTAGTGGTGTCGAGTATGGCTTGTTGTTGGCTTGGTTCCAGTTGGAGGGAGGTGTCCGTGCCTTCCCCTGGATTTCTTCAGTGACAGTACAGATTGATTTGCATGACCGTGGGTTGATGAAGATGACGCCCTGTGAGCAGATGCGCCATGAGTACCCTTTCTGGTCGCCTTGTGATCAGGTCTAAGGCCACGATCAAATTGGTGGGTACTGCCTAACCGTACTGACCTATCTGCAGAATCCTTCAGAGTGCTAGACTTGATTGGTTGACGGTTGTAGTAAGCCATGTGGGGAAGAAGTCCCTGCAAATATTTCTTCAAGTGGTCGTCTCCGACATTCTTCTGGGCGGGGTTTCCCTCCAAGCTGATGGCTTGCAAGGAGTTGTAGTTAGCTGCAAGTTGGCCAAGGCATTTCGCTGTCGAGATTTTGTTAAATCGCAGATCCAGAACAGCCAGCTTTAAGAGGCGATGTAGACCCTCCACCTCACTGATTTTGTTTCCAGCCAAGTACAACTCCTTCAGAGAGGAACACGAAGCCAGGCCTTCAAACATAAACAGAATTAATATTAGAACTATCCAAGAGAAATAATTAAACAAAACACGCTCAAAATATATATTTACCATGCCCAATTCGCAAAATCCTGTTGTAGCTCAGGTCCAGTACGCGAAGTCTAGTGAGTTCACGCAATCCTTCAATATTGGCAATGTTGTTTTTTGACAGATTCAACATATGAAGTCCTCGAGGAAGCGCACCAGCAGTTATCCTTACTGCAGTGAGTATGCAAGAATATAATGCTAATTAAAACTCCGAATTATGAACAGTAAAGAAACAAGAAACACCGAGTACCATACAGAGGAGAAAAGGTAAGTATCTGAACAAAACATATGAAACTACTGTAAGAGATGCGAACCTATGGCATTTCCTGACAGATTGACCACCCTCAGATTCACGAATGCACTAAGAAATGGGATCACTGCCAATCCATGATTAGCCAACTGAGCTGCGCTGGAAGTTGCACTTAAAGCAGATATATATCTTTTAGCAGCTTCCATTCCAGGAGTGACCTTAACATCCGTCTTGGCAGCACTCACACTATTTAAGTCACCGGAATCTCTCTTCTCCTGCTCATTCAATTGGGACGCTTCATTTGTTTCTTCCAACGGACTGCTGTGCTGAAGACCACTCACCCACTCCTCAATACGCTTTATCTTGAAATCCCTGCTAGGCAATTCATCCCAACGGTGTACTGAGGATTCCCCTTGGATGTTTTTCCCTCTGTTTGCCTCATCTGATTCTGGCATTATCCAGTCCTTTGCTAAACCAGAGTAGTTACAGGAATCATAACCATCATCAATGGAGTTTTCAACACTGTGGTTCTCAGGTCTAGCTATGATATCATCTAATTTATGTTCTTGCATTACCTGCATCCCAAGCTCATTAACTGAAATCTCTTTTCGCCTCACACCTAGGACGTGTAGGTCCTGGGAAGATCTTGATGAGTGAACTGCTAAATGATTCAAATGTGAATGGTCCATGGTAGCTGGAGTAGAATCAGTGATGTTTGGTAGAGAACGTGATTTGACAAGCCCTTGTTGGTCACGAGGCATGTGGACACCACAGTTACCACCGAACTCACCAGACAATGCAGTATCAGAAGTTTCTTGGCCTTCCTTTTCTGAATGTAATTGGTCTCCAATAGAGAAAATTGATCCATCATTAACAACTTCAGAACTCTGACACTGTTCCGGTGGACTTACTCCTCTCCTTCCATCTGGTACTTCATATCTGTTGTGCTCATTAGAACCATCAGAATATCCTTGATCTGTGTCATCCTCAGCATCACTATTAACAGAAAGCCTCCCCTCCAGGTTTAATGCACTTCCCAGTGACCGACTCTTTATAATGCGCCCTGTCTGAGTGACATTTAAGCTACTTTCATCAATACAGTTGCTTTCATTGTCATCTGATTTCCGAATAGGCTGAAGAGACAATAGATGCTTTAAATTTCTACTGGTTCCTTCTGCCTGTGATGGTTTCAAGCTTGTTTCTCCAGACAAATCCTTCAAATTAAAAGCTTGTTTTTTAGAAGAATCTTGTAGCGACTTATTCATTGCTTCGACAGAAGGTTGGAAAATTTTCTGTTTTAAAAGAAGACTCCAGAGTCAAGAAATCATCATAAATTCATAATAAATCAGAAGTTTCAAGGACTTGAAATAATGATTATTCCACTAACCTTAGGCTTTGGGGAAGGTGTGTGAGCTTGGAAACACGAAAACCTAACCATTAGGGGCATTACGAGAACTACATCAACACGCCAACTACCTTTGATTACACTCGAAAACTATCAACAGCAAACTACTGTGCTCATAATTGTCTGGAAGCCGGTATCAACAATATGATCTTGCCACATACACCACAAAAATCTAGCACCAAGCTTCCGAGGGTTTAACCAAGGCTGACCTTAGCCATAATCAAGCGACAATCCCACTGAAACACGGCACAATCTCCATATGTGTGATGATCTCGATCTCCTTAAAACACAAAGCAAGGCCACTCTCTCATTATCACCCCACACCCTCCTAGAGGTGCGAGAGGAACTCAAATTTTTTGCAGCTGCCAGACTGGAAGAAAAATTCTGTCAATTAGGAGAACCCCAATTGAAACATGCGTTTGATATGCTGGCCTGATTGAATCAAGAAAAGGCAAAACATAAGCTAATTGTGACACCCAGCATCTGAATCAGCTTCCATATCAATTCACACAAGCATGTCATACACAGTAAAAGTATAAAGTGCAGCAAAACAATATTTTTCTTGCAACAACAACAACTCCCACCAAAGGACAATAGCAAATGAATCAATTTACAGCTTTTGGTGCAATTTATCAATCAAAAAGCAGTAATTAATAAACAAATTAGCTTTCAATTCCAATTATCTATACATTAAAATTGGCTCATTGAGATGCCTATATGGGAAACACAGAAAATAAAATATTCCGACATTAATTTTCTTTGATTGGTCAGACCCAGAAATCAACATTGGGATTGGTGACAAATCAATTACAACCCAGAAGTCAAGCACAAACAACCAAGAACATGAATTTGATACCAAAACATCAAAACCCAGAAACCAAAAAAGCACAGAATCCAAATAACAGAGATAAAGATCTGACCTTTTCTTAGCCAGATTGTTATAGAGGACTTGCTCTATAAACCTCGATGCGAAACACACCCTGTCTTTCTTGTTCTTCTGCAGCACAAAGTCAGAAACAAAAGATATGAATCTTTTTCTCTCTGTTTGTCTAATGTTGTTTTACTTGTTAACAAACATGGTTTCTGAATAAACGGCGTGAGGTAATTGGTAAAGACCCGGGCTTTAAGCCTCTAACGCTAACCCTAAGCTTCTTGTCTGCGATTTATAGGAGCCGACCGAATCAACGGTACTGATGTCTGTTTCTTTTTTTCTGAATTTTTATTGGATTGAGATAACAAACGAGGACAAAAAAAGGAAAAAAAATATATATGAAAATAGGGGATAGGAGATAAAGAAAGTGAATTGGATTCTTGCTCATAAATTTTTGTGTGGTCTGGAAAAGAATTTGTGCTTTGTTTGCAAACCTCTTGTTTTGAGAATTTGTATCCACAAATGCTACTGTCGTCTTGCACCATACGTAAAGCGAAAAAAAATTGTTCCTAAGAATAAGATCTCTGGTTAATTAAGGTTGCTAAAGCTTTGATAAGTTTGTTTTAGCAGTAGTTACAAGAAGGATCCCTTGTCTTTTTGACTGATGGGCAAAGAGTGATTC from Fragaria vesca subsp. vesca linkage group LG3, FraVesHawaii_1.0, whole genome shotgun sequence harbors:
- the LOC101298291 gene encoding G-type lectin S-receptor-like serine/threonine-protein kinase At2g19130-like, yielding MDAKTNTRFLLSLLFLSLCLKSHICFGADTITANQSLSGDQTIVSAGEKFELGFFKPGNTSNYYIGMWYYKTLVSLQTIVWVANREQPVSDRFSSELRISDGNLVLFNESKVPIWSTNVSSGSGSSTHVILLDKGNLVLRAGSDSNSSLPLWQSFDHPAHTWLPEGRIGFNTVTNQTQVLTSWKNSEDPAPGLYTLELDPDGTDAYFILWNKSKQYWTSGPWDPKSNIFSLVPEMRLNYIYNFSFFKNKTESYFTYSVYDPSKTSRFVMDVSGQIKQQTWLIPQGWNLFWSQPRKQCEVYAFCGAFGSCNEKSLPFCTCLDGFEPKLKADWDSGDYSGGCKRQTMLNVANSATNNNGKEDRFLEMPSMSLPENNVSVDVGSTAQCESFCLSNSSCTAYAYDNNRCSIWIGDLLDLQLTDDGNGKTLYLRLAASEFKDPKSKKGLIIGVAVGSAVGVAVLLGLIVVVMLRNRNRVIGKAVEGSLVAFEYRDLQEVTKNFSEKLGGGGFGSVFKGTMPDSSVIAVKKLESVSQGEKQFRTEVSTIGTIQHVNLVRLRGFCSEGAKRLLVYDYMPNGSLDAHLFNCQTDVLEWKTRYQIALGTARGLAYLHEKCRDCIIHCDIKPENILLDTELCPKVADFGLAKLVGREFSRVLTTMRGTRGYLAPEWISGVAVTAKADVYSYGMMLFEIVSGRRNSEPSEDDKVRFFPTYAAGVITSTEEVDVLSLLDPKLGRNGDVEEVIRVLRVACWCVQDDEAHRPSMGQVVQILEGILDVNLPSIPRALQVFGDSQHIVFFTESSSSQSSHAQSNSTSTTSSQVKSTTSSITSKRSEEHQTST
- the LOC101303312 gene encoding uncharacterized protein LOC101303312, with protein sequence MTSPAVLSQPSSPRFSLSPTPHRKVAIAVDLSDESAYAVRWAADHYLRPGDSVVLLHVRPTTGLYGADWGWVPVDYTLPVAGDKKSEDDFDALTTSKATELAQPLVEAGIEFKIHIVKDRDMKERLCLEVERLGLSAVIMGSRGFGAAAASKRSLKMARLGSVSDYCVQHCVCPVVVVRCPDDGDRKFGGVEAVEEDVLLPVPEEDQEYNDDDEHQGFGSLSLSLIALKYKVDRKIENLIMIHLVWR
- the LOC101298578 gene encoding uncharacterized protein LOC101298578, producing MPLMVRFSCFQAHTPSPKPKKIFQPSVEAMNKSLQDSSKKQAFNLKDLSGETSLKPSQAEGTSRNLKHLLSLQPIRKSDDNESNCIDESSLNVTQTGRIIKSRSLGSALNLEGRLSVNSDAEDDTDQGYSDGSNEHNRYEVPDGRRGVSPPEQCQSSEVVNDGSIFSIGDQLHSEKEGQETSDTALSGEFGGNCGVHMPRDQQGLVKSRSLPNITDSTPATMDHSHLNHLAVHSSRSSQDLHVLGVRRKEISVNELGMQDWIMPESDEANRGKNIQGESSVHRWDELPSRDFKIKRIEEWVSGLQHSSPLEETNEASQLNEQEKRDSGDLNSVSAAKTDVKVTPGMEAAKRYISALSATSSAAQLANHGLAVIPFLSAFVNLRVVNLSGNAIVRITAGALPRGLHMLNLSKNNIANIEGLRELTRLRVLDLSYNRILRIGHGLASCSSLKELYLAGNKISEVEGLHRLLKLAVLDLRFNKISTAKCLGQLAANYNSLQAISLEGNPAQKNVGDDHLKKYLQGLLPHMAYYNRQPIKSSTLKDSADRSVRLGSTHQFDRGLRPDHKATRKGTHGASAHRASSSSTHGHANQSVLSLKKSRGRHGHLPPTGTKPTTSHTRHHYDIGNKLMNLKQDLSMRRTRSEGTMAAM